A single window of Archangium gephyra DNA harbors:
- a CDS encoding AAA family ATPase: protein MSKRSEPKPWWVYRGNGQPHEDIGKLPPPPPWRKSRGPALERPLTSGNGPPPRFEASDEVIELVNTALYLRRPLLVTGKPGSGKSSLAEAVAWELKLGRPLRWPINTRSTLQEGLYRYDAIGRLQEASLQEKRGRAEGAVAADPDIQQFLQLGPLGTALAPSKYPRVLLIDEIDKSDIDLPNDLLNVFEEGEFEVPELSRLVRTGADDERKVRTLDGEWAPTDEGWVRCHAFPLVIMTSNGEREFPPAFLRRCLQLDLKEPGQEQLEAIIRIHLGDEAVAKASPYLRAFLERRSKDTLATDQLLNAIYLVTRVPGAQHDMQSLVEVLFKSLGSLGTP from the coding sequence ATGAGCAAGCGGAGTGAACCGAAGCCGTGGTGGGTGTACCGGGGAAACGGCCAGCCGCATGAGGACATTGGCAAGCTTCCTCCCCCGCCGCCCTGGCGCAAGAGCAGGGGTCCCGCGCTCGAGCGGCCTCTCACCTCGGGCAACGGCCCGCCTCCCCGCTTCGAGGCCAGCGACGAAGTCATCGAGCTGGTGAACACCGCGCTCTATCTGCGGCGGCCCCTGCTGGTGACGGGCAAGCCGGGCTCGGGCAAGTCGTCGCTGGCGGAAGCCGTGGCGTGGGAGCTCAAGCTGGGGCGGCCACTGCGCTGGCCCATCAACACCCGCAGCACCCTGCAGGAGGGGCTCTATCGCTACGATGCCATCGGCCGGCTGCAGGAGGCCTCGCTCCAGGAGAAGCGGGGACGGGCGGAGGGCGCCGTGGCCGCGGATCCGGACATCCAGCAGTTCCTCCAGTTGGGACCGCTGGGAACGGCCCTCGCGCCCTCGAAGTACCCCCGCGTGCTGCTCATCGATGAGATCGACAAGAGCGACATCGACCTGCCCAATGATCTGCTCAACGTCTTCGAGGAGGGCGAGTTCGAGGTCCCCGAGCTGTCCCGGCTGGTCAGGACTGGAGCCGATGACGAGCGGAAGGTGCGGACGCTCGACGGCGAGTGGGCGCCGACCGATGAGGGCTGGGTCCGCTGCCATGCGTTCCCGCTGGTGATCATGACGAGCAATGGCGAGCGCGAGTTCCCCCCCGCGTTCCTGCGGCGCTGCCTGCAGCTCGACCTCAAGGAGCCGGGCCAGGAGCAGCTGGAGGCCATCATCCGGATCCATCTGGGTGACGAGGCGGTGGCCAAGGCGAGTCCGTACCTCCGGGCGTTCCTGGAGCGGCGCAGCAAGGACACCCTGGCGACGGATCAGCTGCTGAACGCCATCTACCTGGTAACCCGTGTTCCAGGTGCGCAGCACGACATGCAGTCCCTGGTGGAAGTCCTCTTCAAGAGCCTCGGTAGCCTCGGCACTCCATGA
- a CDS encoding effector-associated domain EAD1-containing protein, whose protein sequence is MEDLKLTAGEREKLEEQLLKAFGKLELERLARRVDIELGHIAEGPLREAVTQLLDEVLRLGRLKQLVRMARRINPTHPGLNGVLATLLPRELKANQAAELVKILQEGGLPWSLLEQHFWPSILPSTWPGSFTQLQEERECVEELVDVLAEFPDRDPRGRASPLFEFVLRLCKGLDAGSVAERLMQWLESTALALGKDLNRIKEQGHQLLGELYLMVKLERVTVEGFQVEAWLADKRSRFPRAIYQEERSWKLEEIPQALRQIWRRRELAEPLKQLGESKLTVEFLLPRELLLHAVEDWRVLPGAPIGARYQVVVRSLERVYAEVRPPLEPELEDLPLASTPWNEKWRLFSSSPQPPSRPVWVRREADHQGARFFADLVLPEVVCLALTMTPPAISELTLRELIRHCLVNGMPMALWARKPECGDEEIRTFFDGLLKDMSQLPSAVRQARWQGFSSDDAGHLGKHLTLVWDDPNRLPADARPGSDYSAPGHMGVTG, encoded by the coding sequence ATGGAAGACCTCAAACTCACAGCGGGGGAGCGCGAGAAGCTCGAGGAGCAGCTGCTCAAGGCCTTCGGCAAGCTGGAACTGGAGCGTCTGGCGCGCCGGGTCGATATCGAGTTGGGTCATATCGCGGAGGGGCCTCTGAGAGAGGCCGTGACGCAACTGCTCGACGAGGTGTTGCGCCTGGGCCGGTTGAAGCAGCTGGTGCGGATGGCGAGGCGCATCAACCCGACGCACCCGGGGCTCAACGGCGTGCTCGCCACCTTGCTGCCGCGGGAGTTGAAGGCGAACCAGGCCGCCGAGCTGGTCAAGATCCTCCAGGAGGGGGGATTGCCCTGGAGCCTGCTGGAGCAGCACTTCTGGCCCTCCATCCTCCCCAGCACCTGGCCCGGATCCTTCACGCAGCTCCAGGAAGAGCGCGAGTGCGTGGAGGAGCTCGTGGATGTGCTCGCGGAGTTCCCGGATCGCGATCCGCGGGGGCGGGCGTCACCGCTCTTCGAGTTCGTGCTGCGCCTGTGCAAAGGCCTGGATGCGGGGAGCGTGGCGGAGCGGCTGATGCAGTGGCTCGAGAGCACCGCGCTCGCGTTGGGCAAGGACCTGAACCGGATCAAGGAGCAGGGCCACCAGCTGCTCGGAGAGCTCTACCTGATGGTGAAGCTCGAGCGGGTGACGGTGGAGGGCTTCCAGGTCGAGGCGTGGCTGGCGGACAAACGGAGCCGGTTTCCCCGGGCCATCTACCAGGAGGAGCGATCCTGGAAGCTGGAGGAGATTCCGCAGGCGTTGCGGCAGATCTGGCGCCGGCGTGAGCTGGCCGAGCCCTTGAAGCAGCTCGGAGAGTCGAAGCTGACGGTCGAGTTCCTTCTCCCGAGGGAGCTGCTCCTCCACGCCGTGGAGGACTGGCGCGTGCTGCCGGGAGCGCCCATTGGAGCGCGCTATCAGGTGGTGGTCCGCTCCCTGGAGCGGGTCTACGCCGAGGTGCGGCCTCCGCTGGAACCGGAGCTGGAAGACCTGCCGCTCGCGTCCACCCCCTGGAACGAGAAGTGGAGGCTGTTCTCGAGCTCTCCCCAACCCCCTTCCAGACCGGTCTGGGTGCGCCGGGAGGCCGATCACCAGGGGGCTCGCTTCTTCGCGGATCTCGTCCTGCCCGAGGTGGTGTGCCTGGCGCTGACGATGACGCCTCCGGCGATCTCCGAGCTGACCTTGCGCGAGTTGATCCGCCACTGTCTGGTCAACGGAATGCCCATGGCTCTCTGGGCCAGGAAGCCGGAGTGTGGCGATGAGGAGATCCGGACCTTCTTCGATGGGTTGCTGAAGGACATGAGCCAGTTGCCGAGCGCGGTGCGGCAGGCCCGCTGGCAGGGCTTCAGCAGTGACGATGCGGGACACCTCGGAAAACACCTGACGCTGGTATGGGACGATCCCAACCGGCTGCCAGCGGATGCGCGTCCGGGCTCGGATTACAGCGCCCCCGGCCACATGGGAGTCACGGGATGA